The genomic DNA TACAAACACTGTTAAAAAAACAATTATATCATCATAACTCTAATCTTTGAAAAAATTTTGTTTCAAATAGTCTTCAAATGTAGTATAATTGAGATATGAATTATTTCAAAAGAAAGTGCTGATATGGAAAATATAAAAGATTTAATTAATAATTATCTGTTAGTAAAAAAGGATGATACTGATCTGTTTGATGTTCTGCACTTTGTACAATCCCAAATAGGCTGTATACCTGAAGATATACAAAAATTTATTGCTGCAAGAATGTGTCTTGAATTATCTGAAGTTCATGAAGTGATAGAAATTTCGAGCTCCTTTCAGGAAAAGAAACAGATATCGGTTACTGTATGTTCCGGTTCCGGATGTACAATGAAAGGCAGCATGGAAATACTTGGCATAATTTCCAAAGAATTAGGAGTAAATTTAAATGATGAAGATAAAAGTGTTTTTTTAACTGTGAAAAACTGTTTTAAGGCTTGCAGTTACGGAGTTAATATAGAGGTTAACGGAGAGCTGTTCCATAATGTAACAGTTTCTACACTAGGCAGAGTACTGGAGAAAATAAAATTTTACTATTAAAAAAAAATATGTTAGAATATTTAATAAAATTAATCAGAGAGTGTTAGAATAGAATAATGGAGAGTGTATTAAATGTTAAAGACATTAATATTTAAAGAAATCAGATATGATGACAATATAGAAGAAGCGTTAAAACTATATAAGGCAAAAGTAATCAATAATTCTAAGGATACTGAAGCACTGCAGAATTTGGCTACAATCTATCATGCACTGAAGAAGGATAAGGAAGCTATAAGCATTTACGAGCAGCTTGTGAAGCTTAAACCTGATGATTTTGAAATGCGGGCATTTTTAGGTTACTTATATTATGAAGTAAACGATTTGGATAAGGCAGAGGAAAATTTGAATATAGCATTAAATTATGACCCTATGGAACCTTTTATATTATTTCTTTTGGGAAATATACACTCAAGAAAGGGAGAGATCATAAAAGCAATAGAGAATTATGAATTTGCAATTTTCCTTGATCTTGACATATACATTGCACATATAGATTTTGCAAGAAAATATGAAAATATGGGAAGATTTAAGAGAGCTATAGAGGAATATAAAGCAGCTTATGATATAGATTCGAGAGATGAAGCATTAAAAGAAAAGATAGCTGAATTAGAAAAAGAATGTCGAAATTGTTAATTTATAAAAAATGAAAATGTGGATACTCCACATTTTTATTATGTAATTTTGGTTTCATGAAAAATTGTAGTGAAAAATCAATATAATTTTGGGAAAAGACATACTGGTTATATTTGATTGCAAGGAGTAAAAATGATAAATTTAAAATGTGATGCGGTTTTGCCGGAATGTGATATGAAACCGCTTGAAGATATAGAAAACAGTATAACTGCCGAGTATAAAAAATCTATATGGGCAAAATTTTTGAAAGCTGTTAATGAATTCGGACTTGTAAAGGATGGAGATAAGATTGCAATTGCAATTTCCGGAGGGAAGGACAGTCTTTTGCTTTATAAGCTTTTTCAGCGGTTAAAAAAGGATAAGAGAAGAAACTTTGAATTCAGGGCGGTTAATCTAAATCCCGGTTTTAAAAAAGAAGATCTGGATAATTTTAAAAATAATCTTTTGAAGCTGGATATTGATTGTGAAATTTTTGATACTAATATTTGGAAAATAGCAAATGAAAAGGCTAAGGATTATCCGTGTTTCTTATGTGCTAAGATGAGAAGAGGAATTTTGTATAAAAAAGTAGAAGAATACGGCTATAATAAACTTGCTTTGGGTCACCATTTTGATGATGTTATAGAGACTACACTTATAAATATTTTTTATTCGGGTTCTGTGAAGACAATGACTCCCGAGGTAGACTCTACATCAGGAAAATTAAAAGTGATAAGACCGCTAATATATGTAGAGGAAAAAGATATAATTAATTATACAAAGAAGAACGGTATACTTGCAATGAACTGCGGGTGTACTATAGAAGCAGGAAAAACGTCAAGCAAAAGAAAGGAAGTAAAGGATCTTCTGAGTGATCTTGAAGAGAAGCATCCTGGGATAAAAAAAAGCGTGTTTAATTCGATGCGGAATATAAATCTGAATTATGTATACGGTTATGAAAAAGAGAAAGAAAAAAATTTATGATAAACTAAAAGAAAGTAAAATTTTATAGTTTTATAAATAAAAATAGATTTAAAAATACAAGTCTGAAAATGGAAAAATCAGAAATTGTATTTTTTTTTATTGAATGAAAAATTTTTTAATTAGTAATATCAATGTTTTGAGAATAAAAATTAAAATTTAGAATAATTAATAAAATGTAATCTTTACAATTTTATAAATATTTCACAAAAAACCTTGTAAAATAAAGGCTTGACAAAGGTTTCAAAAAGTTATAGAATTATTTTGAGTATAAAAACAATTTATAGTTAGTGAATCAAATTTGTGAGGAGTTGGGAATTATGACATTGTTACAAGCAAAAGCAGGGGACAAATTCAGAATTAAGGAAATAAAAGAAAAAAAACTGAATATGAGACTGTTGAGTTTAGGGGTATGTAATGGGGATTCTTGTTTCATGGAAAACGCAGCAAATGGAAATATACTTATGAAAACTACTGAAACTAAAATAGTGTTAAGCAATAATCTGGCACAAAAAATTGAAATTGAGGTAGTATAAGATGATAAAAATAGCATTTGTAGGAAACCCAAATGTCGGAAAGACTGCCTTAATTAATAAGATTTCAAATGCAAGTTTAAAAATGGGAAACTGGCCTGGTGTTACGATCGAGAAAAAAGAAGTATTTTTTAAATTTGAAAATGAAGAAGTTAATCTAGTCGATCTTCCGGGAATATACAGTTTAACAGCTAATACACCTGAGGAACTGGTTTCCAGAGATTTTATACTGGAAAATGATGTTGACGTAATTATAAATGTGGTGGAGTCTACCGCATTGGAGAAAAATCTCTATTTGACAGCTTTATTAAAGGAAATAGGGAAACCAATGGTCATGGCTTTAAACTATCATGACGAATTTAAAAAATTAAACTATCAGCTGGATAAAGAAGTTTTTGAAAAGCAAATAGGTATGGAAACAGTATTCACAAGCGGGAAAACTGGAGAAGGTGTAAATGAGATAATCTCCAAAGCCGTGAAACTGGCAAAGCTTCATAAAGATCAGGCTCATATACCGTATACGCTGGCATTTGATAATGCAATAGAGGAAGATATTACAAGCGTAAAAAAAACACTGACAAATAATAAAGAATATAATAAATTGACAGAAAAATACCCTATTGACTGGATTGCCATAAAAGCACTGGAAGAAGATACTAACTTTTTAGCAACGGTAAAAGTGAATTACGGAATAGACTTAAGAAATACAGCTGAGAAAGAAATAAAAAATTTAAAAGACAGATATGATATGGATCCTGCCGATGTAATAGCAAGAGCGCGATACGGAGCAATAAGAGGTATTGTATCAGCAAATCTGAAAAAAAGTGATATTAATAAATTTGCCATGACAGATAAAATTGATAAAATATTACTAAATAAATTTTTTGGGATTTTATCATTTTTATTAATTGTGTATGTAATGTTTGTATTGATTTTTGACGGAAGTGCCCCGTTTATAGACTGGGTAGACGGATTTTTCAGTAATTATATCATAAAATATGTAGGGAAATTAATAGAAGGAACTCCGGGATGGCTGAACAGTTTCATACTTGACGGAATTCTGGCAAGTGTGGGTGCCGTTCTGACATTCGTACCTCTGATGTTCTTTATCTATTTCTTTATGTCAATACTTGAAGAAAGCGGATATATGGCGAGAGTTGCTTTTTTGATGAATAAAGCAATGAATAAAGTAGGATTATCAGGTAAGGCATTTATACCAATGCTTATTGGTTTTGGATGTACAGTTCCTGCAATTTATTCTACAAGAACACTTGAAGATGAGAAAACAAGAAGACTTACAGGATTTATTACTACATTTATGTCATGCGGTGCAAGGCTGCCAGTATATTCATTGCTTGCAGCAGCATTTTTCAGCAAAAATGCTGCATTAGTGATAGTTTCGATGTATGTAATAGGTGTTTTGTTTGCTCTTATTATGGCATATATATTAAAGAGATTTGATTATTTCAAAGGTGATAATACAGAATTATTAATAGAGCTTCCTCCATACAGAATGCCGAGCTTTAAAGTGGTATGGAATAATATGTTTTCAAAAACTATGATGTATGTAAAGAGAGCTACAACAATAATTCTTGGAATATTAATAGTAATATGGTTTTTCGGGTATTTCCCTAGTGAAGGGAACATACAGGAATCTTATCTTGCAAAAGCGGCAAAGGTTGTTCAGCCTGTGTTTAAGCCTACAGGATTTGCAGACAGATGGGAGCCTGTGGCATCGCTTGTTCCGAGTGTAATAGCCAAAGAAACAGTAGTAGCATTTTTCGGACAGGTATTATTACAGCAGCAGGAAGAGGAAGCAGTAGAAGGTGAAGAGGAAGAAGCAGAAGAGTATAATTTCCTTGCTGATACTTTCGGACAGGTAAAAGATCTGGGTGTAGCAGCAATAGACTCAGTAAAAGCACTTGTCAATGCAGTTACTTTCCATGTAGGAGCATTTGAGCCTGCTGATGAAGAAACTCTTCAGGAAGATGCCGGAGGAGATATCATACCGGCAGTAAGAAGCTTATGGAGTGATGATTTAGGACCTGTAAGAGCATATTCGTTTATGCTGTTTGTACTCTTGGTTGTGCCTTGTGCAGTTGCCCTTGGTGCATTAAAACAGGAATTCGGATGGAAAATGATGCTGATGGAGACTGCAATACTTTTAGTACTGCCTTATGTGGTATCGACTTTATTCTTCAATATAGCAAAATTAATTATGTAAAAGCAAGGAGACTGATAATATGAAAACAGCAATAATATTATTGATTACAGCTGGAATTGTATATAAAGTATTTTCAGTGATATACAAAGAATACAAAAAAAATAAAAATTTTTGCGGAACTAGCTGTGCAAGCTGCAGCTGTTCGGAAGCTTCACATAAAAAACATTAGTGTA from Sebaldella termitidis ATCC 33386 includes the following:
- a CDS encoding NAD(P)H-dependent oxidoreductase subunit E, yielding MENIKDLINNYLLVKKDDTDLFDVLHFVQSQIGCIPEDIQKFIAARMCLELSEVHEVIEISSSFQEKKQISVTVCSGSGCTMKGSMEILGIISKELGVNLNDEDKSVFLTVKNCFKACSYGVNIEVNGELFHNVTVSTLGRVLEKIKFYY
- a CDS encoding tetratricopeptide repeat protein, with the protein product MLKTLIFKEIRYDDNIEEALKLYKAKVINNSKDTEALQNLATIYHALKKDKEAISIYEQLVKLKPDDFEMRAFLGYLYYEVNDLDKAEENLNIALNYDPMEPFILFLLGNIHSRKGEIIKAIENYEFAIFLDLDIYIAHIDFARKYENMGRFKRAIEEYKAAYDIDSRDEALKEKIAELEKECRNC
- a CDS encoding tRNA 2-thiocytidine(32) synthetase TtcA, with the protein product MINLKCDAVLPECDMKPLEDIENSITAEYKKSIWAKFLKAVNEFGLVKDGDKIAIAISGGKDSLLLYKLFQRLKKDKRRNFEFRAVNLNPGFKKEDLDNFKNNLLKLDIDCEIFDTNIWKIANEKAKDYPCFLCAKMRRGILYKKVEEYGYNKLALGHHFDDVIETTLINIFYSGSVKTMTPEVDSTSGKLKVIRPLIYVEEKDIINYTKKNGILAMNCGCTIEAGKTSSKRKEVKDLLSDLEEKHPGIKKSVFNSMRNINLNYVYGYEKEKEKNL
- a CDS encoding FeoA family protein, with amino-acid sequence MTLLQAKAGDKFRIKEIKEKKLNMRLLSLGVCNGDSCFMENAANGNILMKTTETKIVLSNNLAQKIEIEVV
- the feoB gene encoding ferrous iron transport protein B, which codes for MIKIAFVGNPNVGKTALINKISNASLKMGNWPGVTIEKKEVFFKFENEEVNLVDLPGIYSLTANTPEELVSRDFILENDVDVIINVVESTALEKNLYLTALLKEIGKPMVMALNYHDEFKKLNYQLDKEVFEKQIGMETVFTSGKTGEGVNEIISKAVKLAKLHKDQAHIPYTLAFDNAIEEDITSVKKTLTNNKEYNKLTEKYPIDWIAIKALEEDTNFLATVKVNYGIDLRNTAEKEIKNLKDRYDMDPADVIARARYGAIRGIVSANLKKSDINKFAMTDKIDKILLNKFFGILSFLLIVYVMFVLIFDGSAPFIDWVDGFFSNYIIKYVGKLIEGTPGWLNSFILDGILASVGAVLTFVPLMFFIYFFMSILEESGYMARVAFLMNKAMNKVGLSGKAFIPMLIGFGCTVPAIYSTRTLEDEKTRRLTGFITTFMSCGARLPVYSLLAAAFFSKNAALVIVSMYVIGVLFALIMAYILKRFDYFKGDNTELLIELPPYRMPSFKVVWNNMFSKTMMYVKRATTIILGILIVIWFFGYFPSEGNIQESYLAKAAKVVQPVFKPTGFADRWEPVASLVPSVIAKETVVAFFGQVLLQQQEEEAVEGEEEEAEEYNFLADTFGQVKDLGVAAIDSVKALVNAVTFHVGAFEPADEETLQEDAGGDIIPAVRSLWSDDLGPVRAYSFMLFVLLVVPCAVALGALKQEFGWKMMLMETAILLVLPYVVSTLFFNIAKLIM
- a CDS encoding FeoB-associated Cys-rich membrane protein; amino-acid sequence: MKTAIILLITAGIVYKVFSVIYKEYKKNKNFCGTSCASCSCSEASHKKH